The genomic window TTCAAGAAGTTCCataaaaggggtggggggagggggggagggagaaaaggaaaacagtgatAAACGACCTTACAGCACAAACTCGGGTCTCTCCGGCCTCTCGGCGAGCTTCAGGGCCTCATGCATGCCTGCGGCCGAGAGCTTGCGGTTGATATTCCGGTACTGGCACTGGAGCAGGCTGCGGTAGGTGGTCCTCAGGTCCCGGTTGAAGAAGGCATATATAAAAGGGTTAATGAGGGAGTTTGCATAGCCCAGCCACAGAAATGTCCTCTCCACCCACAGCGGGATGCAGCTGCAGGCGGTGCCGCAGATGAAGGGTCTGGCCGTCGAGAGGAGGAAAAACGGCAGCCAGCACACGGTGAACGCCCCGACGATGATCCCCAAGGTGGTGGCTGCTTTCTGCTCCCTCTTAAAGATGGAGATGTTTTTCCTCTCGTGTTTGAGGAGTCTCGAAAGGTTGGCAcactcctccacctccttctggAGCTTCACCATGCCGTTCAGGGAGATGATGCTGTCGGGCTCCTCGGGGCGAGGGAAGCCAGGGAACTTGTGCTTGGCGGCGCTCTTGCGGGCGGCCTTGTAAATCCGGTAGTACATGAACAGCATGACCGACATGGGGATATAAAATGCCACTGCCGTGGAGTAGATGGTGTAGCCGAAGTCCTGGCTGATCAAGCACACCTTGTCATCGTTGACGTTCTTAGCCCATCCGAAGAGCGGCGGTAACGTGATGGAGGCAGAAAGAAGCCAGACGGAGAGAATCATTTTGGCCATGCACTTCCCATTCTGCCTCACCGGGTACGTGAGTGGCCTCGTGATCCCAAGGTACCTAGGTGAGAAATGGAAAGCGGACATGTGACCCTGGGATCCCACCTGAGCAGCGAGAAGCACGACCAGCCAGGTGTTAGGCTTTACACGCGGCAGTCCGTTCCTCGGGACAGCCCTTCGAGGCAGGCaccattatgcccattttacagagaggcaAACTAAGGCTCCGAGATGCTACCTACTTCTTTCCAGGTCACAATTAGCCCGAGGTACTGCCAGGGGTCAGCGTGAGAGCCCTCTATGATGCCAGGCCATGCTCTCCTTATCCTTTGCAGCCTCTCCTACTCCACACAGTCAATGAACTAAAGATTAAACAtccgccctccccccgccccaccgccaCCAAAATCAGCTGGGAACAAAATGTCAAGTCTGACGTGGGATGTTGTGACACATCCTCACAAATTAACCAAGGTCTACCACACTCTGATAGTATACACCCACTGATCTCCTGGGTTGTCTTAATTCAGACAggcttttaattcattttaagttcCCCTTTGCACTGTAGCAAAAGCATTTCCTAAGGATCACAGAGATTTGTGAGATATTAAGGAAATCCTAGGGTTTTGGAATGCAAAGCAGCAACTGATCATTTTTTATGCCCAGAAAATTCTCACACAAGAGTAATTTCAGAAGaacaatctataaaataaaaacagcctaCCTCGTCTCTCCTCTCCTGAGAAGGATCACAAAAAAGGGGCACAATTCTGAAAAATATGAGGTAAAGCCAACGTTTTTTCTGTGCTTAGTTCTAGatagagaataaatatttctccgTCTCCGTTATCAAGGATTTCCAATGCAAAAGAGACTCAGCAAACAGAAAACATACACAGCAAGATGTTTTACCAAATGTTTAATGGTTTTCAGctttccaaatttgttttcttctctgtatttaatggCCTTAGCTTCTATTTGGAGGAGGATGCAAAGAGCCCGTAAGAAGCCAAGACAGGTAAAAGCTGATCATTTTGCTGGTTTTTTATTTCATGGATGTATATTAAAGATGCACTCTTCACACATGAAAAGGAAGGGTACAGAGTCCCCCAACTTACCAACAGGTTATTTTCTGAAAGTCTCTCAGTTGGtaggttgaaattttaaaaataattgttttgtgcTAGACATAGCCTCACGTGTTTTGCTTAAATTACCCCACGAAAGTCGAAATCATGCTTTCCCAATGAAAATTAGCATCACTGCAGCACTTATAACAAGTTAAAATGGAAACATCAGTAAAGAGGAATCGGCCATATTTGCTTATTCGTCGAGAGTATTTATTCACTCCTTCCACAAATATCAATCGAGCTCTTTCCATATGCCAGGTGCTGTCTTCAAAGTTGGGGATACGGCagtgaataaaagagacaaaaatcttGAATGCACTTGGGGAAATCATGTTGGGTTGAACAGGAGGACTGAGCCTTGTGGTAATATTGAAGGGACCTCCTGATTCTTTCCAAGGATTCGGGTGTTACTGCACGGCTTCTTCATTTCACAACCTCTAGGTCCCTTTCCCCGATAAAGCTAACCCACAAGCAGTATCCCTAGGCTTATCAGGCAATGTTAGGACTAAGTTTTGGCTCTCAAACAGAATGAAGGACGAGAAAGATGGAGGTTTTCCTGAGAATGCAAGAATTAGAGCtgcaaaggagggaaagagaaaatgaggcaggAAGTAGGCagcaagggaggaagaggggaaagagagaacaaggaAGGGAAATGTGGAGTAGACTTTGCCATTTTGGAATTATCTGAAATTATCTGAGTTTTAAGCTGTGGAGAAAAACTTTAAGacgataaaaaataaaaataaaaaaaggtagaTGAGGAAACCCCTGAAGAAAGGTGTTGGAACCAATTTCTCTGGTTCAGGGTTTTCCTGCTGCAACTGCTTTGCAAACCTCTGTTTTCATATCTCATATGTGCTCTCTAACAACTCCTGTGGATGTAACCTTTTGGCTTCTTCCTTGTTTCCCCACACCCCCGGCAAGCCTTTGCCAGGACTTGGATTTTGATTTGAttatcttctctctttgcctgtaGCCACAGGCAGAAGCTGCTTGTTTCCAAGCCTGGATCTAGCCAACCCAGGCAGGAGGTGCAACAGGAGACCAGTTCCTACAGTTCCCCAGGTAGCCACCAGATGGCACTGTCAGACCATCTTACACCTActtatgggggggaggggaggggagggggttgggatGTGGGTAGTTAGGGCAGGTAGGTGTCTACCAGAAGGAGGATCACTCTCAACAagaaaagttctattttttttttgtggggtcatataaaatattagcaagcctGGAATTCACAGCCTCGTAGACTCCTATTCTTGAAGAAGTTGGTTcagtttttccttccattcttcccaTAGTCCTTACTTAAACAGGGAATTCTATCTTCAGGCTTAATTAAATCCAACCTTTCTTCTGCTCACACAAATAATATGGAATTCACAAAGATTATACCTGAGAGACTGAGTACCAAGGACATCTCACAATATTAAATAATCTCACAAGCACAGCATGCTTATTCATTCTAATATACTTAGTTTGACTTATACTGCATTTCCATGACGGGGGTCAGCCCACATTTGGTCCTTCCTGGAGGTACAAATTATATTGCATAAATTCCTATTTTAGAGTCCATTCTCAAGTCATGTCCTACACTAAGgcaattatatttactttttgagtCTCCTGGGTACCACCTGGTGAGACTTTTGAAGGCTAAAATCCAccaaaagatgatttaaaaatatgtatgagtGCTCATTAAAGTgtctggaaataaaataaataaacaaaagtcaatagtttttttttaatcaattaaaaattagaaatattatgaGAGGAAATAACTCTATTCAAGACAACAGTCAACTAAAATATCtagttaaatgttttaaatgccaGAGCCTATATGAAGAACACATAAAATGCTACTGAAAGAcctaactaaaactaaaactcagTATTATAAAAGTGCCAATATTCCCTCAATTCTAcaactatatataattttacaaaaatatgtatataaagagtatacgcacgcacacacacacacacacacacacaaatacgaTTATACATTAATATTGGACAACTCTACTTGAAATTTCCAGCAGGGCTTTTCTTAATTTGaccaaatgatttttaagttcatcaagtaaacatggaaaaaacaaaatttgaaaaagaagaaaactgaagggATACttattccataaaaaaaaaaaaaaagtataaagccggggcacctgggtggctcagtctgcctttggctcaggtcatgatctcagggtttgtgggttagagccctacaatgggctcactgctgtcagcacagagcccactttgcatcctctgtccttctctcactctgcccctccaccgttcatgctctctctcaaaaataaataaaataagaaagaaaatagtgtaaagccacagaaacaaaacacagtaatAGTTATTCAGAAATAGGTCAACTGAATAGAACAGAGCCGAGAAATAGATTCAAATATATAagggaataatgtaagaaaatgaGTCACTTTAAATCAGCAGTAAATTGGGTATGTGTTCTTGAAGTCTGACAACTGACTAGCAATGGgggtaagtaaaaataaaactggcttATCTTTCtccttactcaaaaataaatcccagatgGATCAAAGATTatcatgtaaaaaaattaaactctaagGCTACTATGAGGAAATATGGGTATTTCTGCAATCCTGGAAGGAAAATCATCATTCCTAACTATGATACCAAAGCTTAAAACTACGAAGTGACACAGTAATAAATTTTGGACaaaaattttatatacagaataaaaacaaataagtgacatttagtttaaattaaaaatcactgtGTGCGGAGTTAAAAGTCAAACGACAAACTTGGAGTCCAAATAAGAAAAACCCAATATTCACAGATCTCTTACAGGTCAAtcagaaacaggcaaaactatcccaataaaaatactgaaggggttaaacaaagaagaaatagggaTATCCAACAAGCACCTGGAAATATGTACAATTTCATTCAGAATCAAAGAGATGCACATTTTGAAACGATGACAGAATTTTGGGCCATTTGtcaatttttaagaaagacaaaatCCAATATTgagaaagtgtaaaaaaaaaacacgcatTCTATCATTTTGCTAGGAGGAGTTGCTACTGAGATAACCACTCTGGAGGGCTGTCTGGGAATTGATATACATCGGCATTTACCTCTCGGCTCAGCAATCAGGCTTCCAGGAATTTAAGAATATAACTGTACAAGTGCAAAGTGATAAGTGTGCAAGAATGTGAACTAAACACataacagagagggagaagctgCAGtataaatgtctatcaataggaGGTTAAATTAGGgagtatatgcatgtatatatagatacatggatagatatggatagatatggatatataatGTAACCACTAAAAATTATCAGGTACTATTGACTGACATGAAAGCACACAAAAGTGGATAGAAAACAATGTCTAGCCCTAAAAGACAAGTAacaagtattaatttttttatgtaaaactaGGCGTGCGTATGAGTGAGTGTGGgtcagtatgtgtgtgtatactgagATGTCTAGAAGAAAATCTACCAACTATAAATGGCACTTTTATCTGAGTTATAGAAATTtgagtagttttaaatttttttttccttttttttttctttttctttttttggaaagagagagagagcgtgtgcacatgtgagcaggagaggggcagggagggggagagagagagaggaagagaatctcaagcaggctgcacacccagcacagagaccaaagcagggctcgatctcaccactgtgagatcatgacctgagcagaaatcaagagcagctgagccacccaggcgcccctctttgtacTTTTCTATGCTAAATGTTTGTTAACCGTatgtaaaagaaaggaaggaaggaaggaaggaaggaaggaaggaaggaaggaaggaaggaaagaaagaaagaaaggaaggaaggaaggaaagaaagaaagaaaagaaggaaagaaagaaaggaaagaaaggaaagaaagaaagaaagaaagaaagaaagaaagaaagaaaagaaggaaagaaaggaaagaaagaaagaaagaaagaaagaaagaaagaaagaaagaaagaaagaaagaaaaagaaagaaagaaagaaagaaaaaccattttGATTCTGAGAATACAATAAAAGATTAAGGAGGATTCTGTGATTCCTAAGTCACCTAAGTGTTTTTGACAATACAGATGACCTGgttcataaaatctttaaaaagctgATAATTAAATCTTAGATTGTGTTATTTGATTAACTTTCCACAAGTGTTTTATTACATTCATAAATTCACACAAAGGAAACAGAACTCACCAGCATTCAAAATCCCATAATTAGTATATAAAGTAATACTGGCATTCAAGGAAGTGTTTGTCCAAATTATACATTCATTCTCCCAAATCTTGTATAGTATAAGTCTTACTTttcagatgggggggggggggcggtgaatgAGGCAATCTAGATTGATTCTGAATATTCCCTAATATGCATAGTTAATATTTGTCATACTACCTTTTATGAACATTTATGCTCACTGTTAATTAGAAAGCAGGGTGCTTATAAAGCCTTCagaatttaactttaaaatgcatacaaatgtgaaaatacaGTAAATCTCAGAGACAAAGTCGCCAAAGTATTATATAATTGAGAAATGCATGCAACTCACAATAGGGGCTCTACTAAAGAAGGGGTTTGTAGAAAAAGAGGGTTAGGGAGTTATAATCTAGGGAGGGGGATTAGAAAGCAAACTAACTCTGCTGCCTGTCTTCCATTCTAACTGTATAGAAATTATAGATAATGGTTCTTCAATTAAAGGGCTTCTCCTGAGTTTTGCTGCTATAGAATAATAATTTAGGGGGTAAAAGAAACAGGATAGAATTACACGTCAGGGAATGTTAGGCTTAAAAAAGTTTTGCACATTGAGGAcaccatttctatttctatgagaACTCTCCTCCTTACAGGTGAAATCCATAGCCTGTCTCAGTGGTTCCCAAAGTTGTCAGAATATCAGAATCACTGAGAAGTTTTTGAAACATACAGATTCCCAGATCGCCATCCAtaaactctttgtttttaatttttttaaagtttatttatttttcagggggggaggaggggcagggagatagaggaaaacacagaatctgaaacaggctccaggctctgagctgtcagcacagagcctgacctggggctcagactctgaagggggagatcatgacctgagcggaagtcaaacacttaaccgactgagccactcaggtgcccaacaCAGATTCTCTTTCAAGAAGGTCTGGAGGCCCAAGGCTTTTTTGTATTTAGGGCTGTTCTGTTCTTTATCCCCCCTACTGCTCTCAGAGTAGCCTACCCTTGTTCAATTACAGACTTCACTCTTGTATGAAGGACTTTACTTTCGCTTTACATATTTCACCTTAATGGTTTGCTTTCAGTTTGGCCCAGCAAGACATCATGAATCACATCTCCATTATCCCAGCTGTTACTTCTGTCTCCCAGTTGTGTGCTACATGCAAGTGAGATAAGCATGGTTTTTATGTCTTAATGAACTTGTGGATTTTTTCAAATGCACAGTATATAGCAGGGTTTTGTAAACCTTTCGGAcaataagaaataggaaaaaatatttcttataagaaatgtattttccacAGTCACTCAGTACACAGAGACTTACGTATACAAATAAGAAATTGaggcatacatatgtatacatacgtagGTATGCAGACATAGACCTGCATATGTTTGTATatgaaattgaaacaaaaatttcacaATACCAACTTACCATTATAATTTGCAATTCACTCTCTTCCATGCTGTTCTACTTCAGATTTTTCAGATGTTGGTCTTAATGCACTCAACTGATTTCATGACCCAATAATAGATAATGACCCAAAGTTTAGTAATTACTGGCCTTCGATAGACATACAGAGAGGCGTTAAATATCACAAGTCATcaggggaaatggaaattaaaactcaCTGAGATACCACCAGCACCCATCAGAATGGTGACAATTAaaaatgatgacaatgatggtAAAAATTGCAGTGCTAAGACTTTTGTGAAGACAGGAAGCAACTGTCATTctcctacattgctggtgggcATATAAATTGATGCAGTAACTTTGGGaagctatttttttaacatgtattaaaGCTGATTTTAAtcacacataaatataaatatatatatatgctatatacacatatatatgtatatataggttaTACAtaaagcttatatatatatatgtgtgtgtgatatatataatcTCCAGCAATTCTTCTAAGTATACTATGAACATtcatcaaaataccaaaatacctgcataagaatgttcatagcagcactaatGATAAGAGCCCCAAATGAAACCAACCCATTCCACAGGAATAAAATAAGTACAATTCTACAATAGTACAATGGGTATGTAAATTGTGGTGTATTTATACaataaattctataaaacaaCAAGAGTGAACCAACCAACTACTGCTTAATGCACCAACATGAATGATTCTCACAAACATAATATTGAGCTAAAACagcgagaaaaaaaaaaaaagaacacacatttcaaaaaaaaggcaaaactaaccTATAGTACTAGACACGAGAATAGTGGTTATCT from Acinonyx jubatus isolate Ajub_Pintada_27869175 chromosome D2, VMU_Ajub_asm_v1.0, whole genome shotgun sequence includes these protein-coding regions:
- the HTR7 gene encoding 5-hydroxytryptamine receptor 7 isoform X3, which produces MMDVNSSGRPDLYGHLRSLLLPEVGRGLPDLSPDGAGPVAGSWAPHLLRGVPEVTASPVPTWDAPPDNASGCWEQINYGRAEKVVIGSILTLITLLTIAGNCLVVISVCFVKKLRQPSNYLIVSLALADLSVAVAVMPFVSVTDLIGGKWIFGHFFCNVFIAMDVMCCTASIMTLCVISIDRYLGITRPLTYPVRQNGKCMAKMILSVWLLSASITLPPLFGWAKNVNDDKVCLISQDFGYTIYSTAVAFYIPMSVMLFMYYRIYKAARKSAAKHKFPGFPRPEEPDSIISLNGMVKLQKEVEECANLSRLLKHERKNISIFKREQKAATTLGIIVGAFTVCWLPFFLLSTARPFICGTACSCIPLWVERTFLWLGYANSLINPFIYAFFNRDLRTTYRSLLQCQYRNINRKLSAAGMHEALKLAERPERPEFVL
- the HTR7 gene encoding 5-hydroxytryptamine receptor 7 isoform X2 translates to MMDVNSSGRPDLYGHLRSLLLPEVGRGLPDLSPDGAGPVAGSWAPHLLRGVPEVTASPVPTWDAPPDNASGCWEQINYGRAEKVVIGSILTLITLLTIAGNCLVVISVCFVKKLRQPSNYLIVSLALADLSVAVAVMPFVSVTDLIGGKWIFGHFFCNVFIAMDVMCCTASIMTLCVISIDRYLGITRPLTYPVRQNGKCMAKMILSVWLLSASITLPPLFGWAKNVNDDKVCLISQDFGYTIYSTAVAFYIPMSVMLFMYYRIYKAARKSAAKHKFPGFPRPEEPDSIISLNGMVKLQKEVEECANLSRLLKHERKNISIFKREQKAATTLGIIVGAFTVCWLPFFLLSTARPFICGTACSCIPLWVERTFLWLGYANSLINPFIYAFFNRDLRTTYRSLLQCQYRNINRKLSAAGMHEALKLAERPERPEFVLLTVGEMV
- the HTR7 gene encoding 5-hydroxytryptamine receptor 7 isoform X1, which encodes MMDVNSSGRPDLYGHLRSLLLPEVGRGLPDLSPDGAGPVAGSWAPHLLRGVPEVTASPVPTWDAPPDNASGCWEQINYGRAEKVVIGSILTLITLLTIAGNCLVVISVCFVKKLRQPSNYLIVSLALADLSVAVAVMPFVSVTDLIGGKWIFGHFFCNVFIAMDVMCCTASIMTLCVISIDRYLGITRPLTYPVRQNGKCMAKMILSVWLLSASITLPPLFGWAKNVNDDKVCLISQDFGYTIYSTAVAFYIPMSVMLFMYYRIYKAARKSAAKHKFPGFPRPEEPDSIISLNGMVKLQKEVEECANLSRLLKHERKNISIFKREQKAATTLGIIVGAFTVCWLPFFLLSTARPFICGTACSCIPLWVERTFLWLGYANSLINPFIYAFFNRDLRTTYRSLLQCQYRNINRKLSAAGMHEALKLAERPERPEFVLQNSDYCRKKSHDS